Proteins from a genomic interval of Desulfovibrio piger:
- a CDS encoding sensor histidine kinase: MFKGGTAAAGATAEQDLPLSYARTLSWLSLLVIMATSLVLSFFIANSAREALLTRQENFSRLLAENLNHQIYRRFALPTLLAHGRIALRQPSQYDRLDQVVQSVVHGLPMERLRIYDFTRVVAYSTSKEELGRMGVGPESLDSTLRGGVPKPELISNIPDWRAIFHLPRPSGTFVLRTLYPLRGEPLQPGAEPPIMGALELTQDITSDYEQILLFQGVVVVTCLLSSVIMFALLLMLIQRAERVLADRMAKNRQLENELHSNEKLVSMGRVIASIAHEIRNPLGIIRSSAELLQRRMGKADAGTSRILQAIYDESVRLSQTVNDFLDYARPRQPRQDLVDLDLVLSQVLAFLEGELGRVGVAIERVTSPGLWVRGDKDLLYRAIYNILVNGQQAMDGPGIIRISSRRSDDGRVVLEALDSGPGFDPALLDSVLDPFFTTKDGGTGLGLPIVSSIINSHGGEIRLANGPEGGALVRILLPAAEPEKPEEPESPAAAAEAQSAPAESGEAAARPADDRENGTPEPGKES; this comes from the coding sequence ATGTTCAAAGGTGGTACCGCCGCAGCGGGAGCGACGGCAGAGCAGGATCTGCCGCTGAGCTATGCCCGCACGCTGTCCTGGCTCTCGTTGCTGGTCATCATGGCCACCAGTCTGGTGCTGTCGTTCTTCATCGCCAATTCGGCGCGCGAGGCCCTGCTGACACGGCAGGAGAACTTTTCCCGCCTGCTGGCCGAGAACCTCAACCACCAGATCTACCGGCGTTTCGCCCTGCCCACGCTGCTGGCCCACGGGCGCATCGCCCTGCGCCAGCCCAGCCAGTACGACAGGCTGGATCAGGTGGTGCAGTCCGTGGTCCACGGGCTGCCCATGGAACGCCTGCGCATCTATGACTTCACGCGGGTGGTGGCCTATTCCACCAGCAAGGAAGAGCTGGGCCGCATGGGCGTGGGCCCGGAAAGCCTGGACAGCACCCTGCGCGGCGGCGTGCCCAAGCCGGAGCTGATCTCCAATATCCCGGACTGGCGGGCCATCTTCCACCTGCCCCGGCCGTCGGGGACCTTCGTCCTGCGGACCCTCTATCCCCTGCGCGGGGAACCCCTCCAGCCGGGGGCGGAGCCGCCCATCATGGGGGCGCTGGAGCTGACGCAGGACATCACCAGCGATTACGAGCAGATCTTGCTTTTCCAGGGCGTGGTGGTGGTGACCTGCCTGCTGTCGTCGGTCATCATGTTCGCCTTGCTCCTGATGCTCATCCAGCGGGCGGAACGCGTCCTGGCCGACCGCATGGCCAAGAACCGCCAGCTGGAGAACGAGCTGCACAGCAACGAGAAGCTGGTCAGCATGGGCCGCGTCATCGCCAGCATCGCCCATGAGATACGCAACCCGCTGGGCATCATCCGCTCCAGCGCGGAGCTGCTGCAACGCCGTATGGGCAAGGCCGATGCCGGGACCTCGCGCATCCTGCAGGCCATCTATGACGAGTCCGTCCGTCTGTCGCAGACGGTCAACGATTTTCTGGACTATGCCCGTCCCCGCCAGCCGCGGCAGGATCTGGTGGATCTGGATCTTGTGCTGAGTCAGGTGCTGGCCTTCCTGGAAGGTGAGCTGGGCCGTGTGGGCGTGGCCATCGAGCGGGTCACCTCGCCCGGTCTGTGGGTGCGCGGTGACAAGGACCTGCTCTACCGGGCCATCTACAACATCCTGGTCAACGGCCAGCAGGCCATGGACGGGCCGGGCATCATCCGCATCAGCAGCCGCCGGAGCGACGACGGGCGCGTGGTGCTGGAGGCCCTGGACTCGGGACCGGGTTTCGATCCGGCCCTGCTGGACAGCGTGCTGGATCCCTTCTTCACCACCAAGGACGGCGGTACGGGCCTGGGCCTGCCCATCGTCAGTTCCATCATCAACAGCCATGGCGGCGAGATCCGGCTGGCCAACGGCCCCGAAGGCGGGGCCCTGGTGCGCATCCTGCTGCCTGCGGCGGAGCCGGAAAAGCCTGAAGAGCCTGAGAGCCCCGCTGCTGCCGCGGAAGCCCAGTCCGCCCCCGCGGAAAGCGGGGAAGCCGCCGCCCGGCCCGCCGACGACAGGGAAAACGGGACGCCGGAGCCCGGCAAAGAGAGCTAG
- a CDS encoding glucose-6-phosphate isomerase — protein MMHTLEWSRAYTGRLQRDAAAVFAARAPELSRRLETECAQGSLPFLTMPYRERLERELPPLLPRVRARRHMLVLGIGGSALGARALQRAFAPGQDGPCHDGPCLWIADNVCAATFESWLAKLPPHETTVVCISKSGGTIETLAQYFLCRDWLRKALGERWHEHMIVVTDLHQGFLREEASRYALDSLEVPDNLGGRYSALSAVGLLPAAFLGIDWQALLDGAAAVARPLAQDPSCLAGHPAFHLACWANALESHGYSQLVFFCYVPQWATYGPWFAQLWAESLGKDGKGIMPVPATGVTDQHSVNQMFLDGQRDKGCIFVTARGLEQGRHFGRDLPDHWSWLRGKPFGALLEAEGLGTRMALCKSGVPLLHMEMGECTPRAAGSMMLLLEAATVFTGWLMDIDPLDQPAVELGKRLANTRLGASGYPREAADLAEFLAVAQEPESF, from the coding sequence ATGATGCATACGCTTGAATGGTCCCGCGCCTATACCGGTCGTCTGCAGCGGGACGCTGCCGCCGTTTTCGCCGCGCGTGCGCCGGAGCTGTCGCGCCGTCTGGAGACGGAATGCGCGCAAGGCTCGCTGCCTTTCCTGACCATGCCGTACCGGGAGCGCCTGGAGCGGGAACTGCCGCCCCTGCTGCCCCGGGTCCGTGCGCGGCGCCATATGCTGGTGCTGGGCATCGGCGGCTCCGCACTGGGGGCCCGCGCCCTGCAGCGCGCCTTTGCGCCCGGGCAGGACGGTCCCTGCCATGACGGCCCCTGCCTCTGGATCGCGGACAACGTCTGCGCCGCCACCTTCGAGAGCTGGCTGGCCAAGCTGCCGCCCCACGAGACCACGGTGGTCTGCATCAGCAAGTCCGGCGGCACCATCGAGACCCTTGCCCAGTACTTCCTTTGCCGGGACTGGCTGCGCAAGGCCCTGGGCGAGCGCTGGCACGAGCACATGATCGTGGTCACGGACCTGCACCAGGGTTTCCTGCGCGAGGAGGCCTCCCGCTACGCTCTGGATTCGCTGGAAGTTCCGGACAATCTGGGCGGCCGCTATTCGGCCCTTTCGGCCGTGGGCCTGCTGCCCGCCGCCTTTTTGGGTATCGACTGGCAGGCCCTGCTGGACGGGGCGGCCGCTGTGGCCCGCCCGCTGGCCCAGGATCCGTCCTGCCTTGCCGGGCATCCCGCCTTCCATCTGGCCTGCTGGGCCAACGCCCTGGAGAGCCACGGCTACAGCCAGCTGGTGTTTTTCTGCTATGTGCCGCAATGGGCCACCTATGGCCCCTGGTTCGCCCAGCTCTGGGCCGAGAGCCTGGGCAAGGACGGCAAGGGCATCATGCCCGTGCCCGCCACCGGGGTCACGGACCAGCATTCCGTCAACCAGATGTTCCTGGACGGGCAGCGTGACAAGGGCTGCATCTTCGTGACCGCCAGGGGACTGGAGCAGGGGCGGCATTTCGGCCGGGACCTGCCTGACCACTGGAGCTGGCTGCGCGGCAAGCCCTTCGGGGCCCTGCTGGAAGCCGAAGGCCTGGGCACGCGCATGGCCCTGTGCAAGAGCGGCGTGCCCCTGCTGCACATGGAGATGGGCGAATGCACGCCCCGCGCCGCGGGCAGCATGATGCTGCTGCTGGAAGCGGCCACGGTCTTCACCGGCTGGCTCATGGACATCGATCCGCTGGACCAGCCCGCGGTGGAACTGGGCAAGCGGCTGGCCAACACCCGTCTGGGGGCGTCCGGTTATCCCCGGGAGGCTGCCGACCTGGCCGAATTTCTGGCTGTGGCGCAGGAGCCCGAGAGCTTCTAG
- a CDS encoding YchJ family protein — MSELCPCGSGRPLDECCGPYLEGKAWPDDADTMVRSRFSAYCLGKFDYLVETTHPAYREDLTAQMLEEQTRDVHWLRLDMGPCEKDQPEGENGELFDTAEFYAYYELEGSVRQIGERSFFQRKDGKLYYVDGVARRPKAYRRPEPKVGRNDPCPCGSGKKYKKCCGRESA; from the coding sequence ATGTCTGAACTGTGTCCCTGCGGCAGTGGCCGCCCTCTGGACGAATGTTGTGGTCCCTACCTGGAAGGCAAGGCCTGGCCCGATGATGCCGACACCATGGTGCGCTCGCGCTTCAGCGCCTATTGCCTCGGCAAATTCGATTATCTGGTGGAGACCACCCATCCCGCCTATCGCGAAGATCTGACCGCCCAGATGCTGGAAGAGCAGACCCGTGACGTCCACTGGCTGCGTCTGGACATGGGCCCCTGTGAAAAGGACCAGCCCGAAGGCGAGAACGGCGAGCTCTTCGATACGGCCGAATTTTATGCCTACTACGAACTGGAAGGTTCCGTGCGCCAGATCGGCGAACGCAGCTTTTTCCAGCGCAAGGACGGCAAGCTGTACTATGTGGACGGCGTGGCCCGTCGCCCCAAGGCTTACCGTCGTCCCGAGCCCAAGGTGGGCCGTAACGATCCCTGTCCCTGCGGCAGCGGCAAAAAGTACAAGAAGTGCTGCGGCCGGGAATCGGCCTAG
- a CDS encoding DUF4881 domain-containing protein, giving the protein MRMRNVILTLVLALSLGLTACEFGQVEQGRCVAFNPETKTLLVVLDVNHDQRNPHYSGGVHEYTLPADPSEIGPLPVPGGRVMFDLEKSTVTIFNPETKALEVLNVQFSDVEKGLKRTHPKVHGKTFPIIDKDKMSVTEYSARLQALVTFTIPADKIDLPPATWEAGDEVRMYYKENAKHQALRFMNITRTNIFKK; this is encoded by the coding sequence ATGAGAATGCGTAACGTAATTCTGACTCTGGTACTGGCTCTCAGCCTCGGTCTGACCGCGTGCGAATTTGGCCAGGTGGAACAGGGCCGCTGCGTGGCCTTCAATCCGGAAACCAAAACCCTTCTGGTGGTGCTGGACGTCAATCATGACCAGCGCAACCCCCACTACTCCGGCGGCGTCCATGAGTACACCCTGCCTGCCGATCCGTCTGAAATCGGTCCCCTGCCCGTTCCCGGCGGCCGCGTGATGTTCGACCTGGAAAAGTCCACCGTCACCATCTTCAACCCCGAGACCAAGGCTCTGGAAGTCCTGAACGTGCAGTTCTCCGATGTTGAGAAGGGCCTCAAGCGCACCCATCCCAAGGTGCACGGCAAGACCTTCCCCATCATCGACAAGGACAAGATGTCTGTGACCGAATACTCGGCCCGCCTGCAGGCCCTGGTGACCTTCACCATCCCCGCCGACAAGATCGACCTGCCCCCGGCCACCTGGGAAGCCGGTGACGAAGTCCGCATGTACTACAAGGAAAATGCCAAGCATCAGGCCCTGCGGTTCATGAACATCACCCGCACCAACATCTTCAAGAAGTAA
- a CDS encoding sulfite exporter TauE/SafE family protein — MDWLYVLMPISGVTIFWPGLIILGLGVGIIGGFFGMGGAWMVTPGLNILGFPMAFAVGTDVAHMAGKSLISTLRHGKFGNVDYKLGLTMLAGTIIGVELGAQMLMWLERLGSVDKVVRWLYVVLLICMAWMVFHDVSLRKKKEREAAARGEALSATATGLDWASKLHAIRIPPMVHFHGAGIYCSAWLPIVVSLFTGWLAGILGIGGGLIRMPALVYLVGCPTHVAVGTDLFEVAISGLYGAASFTFKGRTELVAALIMLVGAAIGAQVGAVATKYIKGYGIRIAFGCAVLGCLASVVLKLIQPYFPAYAGFINGIATVVVLGFVSAISLYITVRMVQGAKAELAAKKRQA; from the coding sequence ATGGATTGGTTGTATGTTTTGATGCCCATCTCCGGCGTGACGATTTTCTGGCCCGGTCTGATCATTCTGGGTCTCGGCGTCGGCATTATCGGTGGTTTCTTTGGTATGGGCGGTGCCTGGATGGTTACCCCCGGTCTGAACATCCTCGGCTTCCCCATGGCCTTCGCCGTGGGCACGGACGTTGCCCACATGGCCGGCAAATCCCTGATCTCGACCCTGCGGCACGGCAAGTTCGGTAACGTTGACTACAAGCTCGGCCTGACCATGCTGGCCGGTACCATCATCGGTGTGGAACTGGGCGCCCAGATGCTGATGTGGCTGGAACGCCTGGGCTCCGTCGACAAGGTCGTGCGCTGGCTGTACGTCGTGCTGCTGATCTGCATGGCCTGGATGGTCTTCCATGACGTGTCCCTGCGCAAGAAGAAGGAACGCGAAGCCGCCGCCCGCGGTGAAGCGCTCTCCGCTACCGCCACCGGTCTCGACTGGGCCTCCAAGCTGCACGCCATCCGCATTCCCCCCATGGTGCACTTCCACGGCGCCGGTATCTACTGCTCCGCCTGGCTGCCCATCGTGGTCTCCCTGTTCACCGGCTGGCTGGCCGGTATCCTCGGCATCGGCGGCGGTCTGATCCGCATGCCCGCCCTGGTGTACCTGGTTGGTTGCCCCACCCATGTGGCCGTGGGTACGGACCTCTTCGAAGTGGCCATCTCCGGCCTGTACGGCGCCGCTTCCTTCACCTTCAAGGGTCGTACTGAACTCGTGGCCGCCCTCATCATGCTGGTCGGCGCCGCCATCGGTGCCCAGGTCGGCGCTGTCGCCACCAAGTACATCAAGGGTTACGGCATCCGTATCGCCTTCGGCTGCGCCGTGCTCGGCTGCCTCGCTTCCGTGGTCCTGAAGCTCATCCAGCCCTACTTCCCCGCCTATGCCGGCTTCATCAACGGCATCGCCACCGTGGTGGTCCTGGGCTTCGTGAGCGCCATCTCCCTCTACATCACCGTCCGTATGGTTCAGGGCGCCAAGGCTGAACTGGCCGCCAAGAAGCGCCAGGCGTAA
- a CDS encoding DVU0150 family protein, protein MKMMRKLWTAIAGSFVMLLVMMPSLALAAKKAAANVVIVADTRRLDGIMLWWAQMYNDSHLYFTILTIIIIPTVGCIFGFLADVVMSHIGIDLKHRELAEH, encoded by the coding sequence ATGAAAATGATGCGCAAGCTCTGGACAGCCATTGCGGGCAGTTTCGTCATGCTGCTGGTCATGATGCCTTCCCTGGCCCTGGCAGCCAAGAAGGCAGCGGCAAACGTGGTCATCGTGGCCGATACCCGCCGCCTGGACGGCATCATGCTGTGGTGGGCGCAGATGTACAATGACAGTCATCTGTACTTCACCATCCTGACCATCATCATCATCCCGACGGTCGGCTGCATCTTCGGCTTCCTGGCCGACGTTGTGATGTCGCACATCGGTATCGACCTCAAGCACCGCGAGCTGGCTGAACACTAG
- a CDS encoding sigma 54-interacting transcriptional regulator, whose amino-acid sequence MRIWTRPVLGNSLETTRFFVNRSMTSRVLLLGLPLLTLVLLLVFLATGRSIEALVNRAIARNAQLHAQAMSLSLEQILTETRNQLLILAAGSMDPKDMVRRLQFRVRAEGLRYREVAFMGTDPSQRYLLLSYGGEIISIPPDIASATVGNPFTSLSAAQRPGHVQISQPLEVVYSMVPLNDSVQSIPLYVIRFSTPIYDSQGVFQGMLILSLDLTVLRDAISMFSSSSAPLRTADDETRIRSIFFDNQGWMLFQSENLEADEAGGRLNSDSLRAGFQGEFGRAGFSTAFRPGPNHVNYWSMVSNVQAGHSGQIFLDNSDAWGHENSAVEGVSFAPVTFAANPDSPRTIMGGLAVLDTSFTATRTGIQIIGIYGICLLAGICLLGLGLAWLARGTTKRLRRLSNEVNMRIDSHSSNPLVLPPMPRELEQLKDAINALLHRLRRSEEEQLNQQLMQDARRAREPAENMPELDDIPENGLVGTSAAMQDLRANILKAAPTMADVLVIGETGTGKELVSAAIHQASPRANGPFITINCGALDENLLMDTLFGHVKGAFTEARQPRKGAFLTAEGGTLMLDEIGNAAPKVQQALLRALSTRMIRPLGSDEDVPFDTRIIAATNAELLQDAQEGSFREDLYYRLAVITIRTPPLRRRKSDLPLLAVFFLTRAAESQGLPTPRLSRGALRKLQEYHWPGNVRELQNCLARALAFCENGLIFAENIQLGPDTLPGDIARPERGKLSCPPARADSRQPHGEAAETAESPVAQPVPAESEDQGAMPAAEDAQPRLNARLARLLPQIVELGSISRQEYQDMSGKDISMRTAQYDLQILVRLGLVRREGRGPAQRYIVLPAARGFRA is encoded by the coding sequence ATGCGCATCTGGACCAGACCCGTCCTGGGAAATTCGCTGGAAACCACCCGGTTCTTCGTCAACCGCAGCATGACAAGCCGGGTGCTTTTGCTCGGTTTACCACTTTTAACGCTGGTTTTATTACTTGTTTTCCTCGCAACGGGACGCAGTATCGAAGCCCTGGTCAATCGCGCAATAGCCCGCAATGCCCAATTGCATGCCCAGGCCATGAGCCTTTCGCTTGAGCAAATTCTCACAGAGACCCGAAACCAGCTCCTCATCCTGGCCGCCGGCTCCATGGATCCCAAAGATATGGTGCGCCGCCTCCAGTTCCGCGTGCGTGCCGAAGGCTTGCGCTACCGCGAGGTGGCCTTCATGGGCACGGATCCCTCCCAGCGCTATCTGCTGCTCAGCTACGGCGGCGAGATCATCTCCATCCCTCCCGATATCGCCTCCGCCACCGTGGGCAACCCCTTCACCAGCCTGAGCGCGGCCCAGCGGCCCGGCCATGTGCAGATCAGCCAGCCCCTGGAAGTGGTCTATTCCATGGTCCCGCTCAACGATTCCGTGCAAAGCATCCCCCTTTACGTCATCCGCTTCTCCACGCCCATCTACGACAGCCAGGGCGTCTTCCAGGGCATGCTCATCCTTTCTCTGGACCTGACCGTCCTGCGCGACGCCATCAGCATGTTCTCGTCGTCGTCCGCTCCCCTGCGCACCGCCGACGACGAGACCCGCATCCGCAGCATCTTCTTCGACAACCAGGGCTGGATGCTCTTCCAGTCCGAGAATCTGGAGGCGGACGAGGCCGGCGGCCGCCTCAACAGCGACTCGCTGCGCGCCGGCTTCCAGGGCGAGTTCGGCCGCGCCGGCTTCAGCACCGCCTTCCGGCCCGGCCCCAACCACGTCAATTACTGGTCCATGGTCTCCAACGTCCAGGCCGGGCACTCCGGCCAGATCTTCCTGGACAACAGCGATGCCTGGGGACACGAGAACAGCGCCGTGGAAGGCGTCAGCTTCGCGCCCGTCACCTTTGCCGCCAATCCCGACAGCCCGCGTACCATCATGGGCGGCCTGGCCGTGCTGGACACCAGCTTCACCGCCACCCGCACCGGCATCCAGATCATCGGCATCTACGGCATCTGCCTGCTGGCCGGCATCTGCCTGCTGGGACTGGGCCTGGCCTGGCTGGCACGCGGCACCACCAAGCGCCTGCGCCGCCTGTCCAATGAAGTGAACATGCGCATCGACAGCCATAGCTCCAACCCGCTGGTGCTGCCGCCCATGCCCCGGGAGCTCGAACAGCTCAAGGATGCCATCAACGCCCTGCTCCACCGCCTGCGCCGCAGCGAGGAGGAACAGCTCAACCAGCAGCTCATGCAGGACGCCCGCCGGGCCCGCGAACCAGCCGAGAACATGCCGGAGCTGGACGACATCCCCGAAAACGGCCTTGTGGGCACCTCCGCCGCCATGCAGGACCTGCGCGCCAACATCCTCAAGGCCGCGCCCACCATGGCCGACGTCCTCGTCATCGGCGAGACGGGCACCGGCAAGGAGCTTGTCTCGGCGGCCATCCACCAGGCCAGCCCCCGTGCCAACGGCCCCTTCATCACCATCAACTGCGGTGCCCTGGACGAGAACCTGCTCATGGATACCCTGTTCGGCCACGTCAAGGGCGCCTTCACCGAGGCGCGCCAGCCCCGCAAGGGCGCCTTCCTCACGGCCGAGGGCGGCACCCTGATGCTGGACGAGATCGGCAACGCGGCCCCCAAGGTCCAGCAGGCCCTGCTGCGGGCGCTCTCCACCCGTATGATCCGCCCGCTGGGCAGCGACGAGGACGTGCCTTTCGATACCCGCATCATCGCCGCCACCAACGCGGAGCTGTTGCAGGACGCCCAGGAAGGTTCCTTCCGCGAGGACCTCTATTACCGTCTGGCCGTCATCACCATCCGCACGCCCCCCCTGCGCCGCCGCAAGTCCGACCTGCCCCTGCTGGCCGTCTTTTTCCTGACCCGGGCCGCGGAATCCCAGGGCCTGCCCACGCCGCGCCTCAGCCGCGGCGCCCTGCGCAAGCTCCAGGAATACCACTGGCCGGGCAACGTGCGCGAGCTGCAGAACTGCCTGGCCCGGGCCCTGGCTTTTTGCGAAAATGGCCTCATTTTTGCAGAAAACATCCAGTTGGGACCGGATACCCTTCCCGGAGACATTGCGCGACCGGAACGCGGCAAGCTCTCCTGCCCGCCCGCACGGGCCGACAGCAGGCAGCCCCACGGCGAGGCTGCGGAAACGGCAGAAAGTCCTGTTGCCCAGCCCGTTCCGGCCGAAAGCGAGGATCAAGGCGCGATGCCCGCTGCGGAAGATGCCCAGCCGCGCCTCAATGCCCGTCTTGCCCGTCTGCTGCCCCAGATAGTGGAGCTCGGCAGCATCAGCCGGCAGGAATATCAGGACATGTCAGGCAAGGACATCTCCATGCGTACCGCCCAGTACGACCTGCAGATTCTGGTCCGTCTGGGCCTTGTCCGCAGGGAAGGGCGCGGCCCGGCCCAACGCTATATAGTGTTGCCGGCAGCACGCGGGTTCCGCGCCTGA
- a CDS encoding PEP/pyruvate-binding domain-containing protein, which translates to MTTTIKTLKRLFGLEPRISREQAMTAFGRRYASFNELLQSNADLAAILAKLDAAQRGDKHLETHQVRRIARKAVFHCERMAACLNDMSRNRYKDLEKSVAAIGRHIENELEKHTRGDVNALILPLTEVDASMGYSVGGKNANLGELSNMLDMPVPPGFAVTIQASSLALLRPSGLFKKIHSTLCKVDADVPHSLQDAARTVQNLILEAPLPEEVEKALLDGWDEAFGKDSQVQAALRSSAVDEDGVQSFAGQYLSILGATRESLPTAFKRVLASLFSPRALAYRARNGYPLDATSMGMCCLKMVQAKAAGVAFSRHPVDLRSNCVMIQGTWGLGEMVVDGTATPDNWLVSRANLRIQQETIAHKEVRLVLAPGRHGVESKEEDVPESLRNVPSLSHEQAQQLASMALELERHYQYPQDVEWAVDEDDQIILLQTRPMGLDASVSEVTAPALSHLRPLLSGGEVAAKGVGCGPVIHVHPSQDLTHFPEGAVMLLQHTSPDAMVTMQRASAIIAETGSLTGHMASVCREFGMPTVINLPGATSLLEEGEVVTVDAIGGRVFKGEIPELLALRLQPRRPAADTPALILLRRIASYIMPLHLVDPHSELFSPANCTSLHDVMRYAHEKSYSEMFLISDSVTEGSMGAASQLVCPVPLDLYVIDLGGGLKNPESRRVTPEDVISEPFAEVLSGMLNPAVQARGPRPINMRGFLSVMNQNMSGGNQQGGQRFGDRSYAIVSDRYVNFSSRVGYHYAILDSWCGETLSKNYIRFEFAGGAAGSVQRERRVRCIGVILTELGFTVEIVGDRIRARYQKYPRLDVLSRLDQLGRLLIMTRQMDMLMTSDAAVHGYAMKFLNGEYH; encoded by the coding sequence ATGACCACGACCATCAAGACTCTCAAACGCCTGTTTGGCCTGGAGCCGCGCATCAGCCGCGAGCAGGCCATGACCGCTTTTGGCCGTCGCTACGCCTCCTTCAACGAGCTGCTCCAGTCCAATGCGGACCTGGCCGCCATCCTGGCCAAGCTGGACGCGGCCCAGCGCGGCGACAAGCATCTGGAGACCCATCAGGTACGGCGCATCGCCCGCAAGGCGGTCTTCCACTGCGAACGCATGGCGGCCTGCCTCAACGACATGTCGCGCAACCGCTACAAGGATCTGGAAAAAAGCGTGGCTGCCATCGGGCGGCACATCGAGAACGAGCTGGAGAAGCATACCCGCGGCGACGTCAATGCGCTCATCCTGCCCCTGACGGAAGTGGACGCCAGCATGGGCTACAGCGTGGGCGGCAAGAACGCCAACCTGGGCGAACTGAGCAACATGCTGGACATGCCCGTGCCTCCCGGCTTCGCGGTCACCATCCAGGCCAGCAGCCTGGCCCTGCTGCGCCCCAGCGGCCTGTTCAAGAAGATCCATTCCACCCTGTGCAAGGTGGACGCCGACGTGCCCCACAGCCTGCAGGACGCTGCCCGTACCGTGCAGAACCTGATCCTGGAAGCCCCTCTGCCCGAAGAAGTGGAAAAAGCCCTGCTCGACGGCTGGGACGAGGCTTTCGGCAAAGACAGCCAGGTACAGGCCGCCCTGCGCTCCAGTGCCGTGGACGAGGACGGGGTGCAGTCCTTTGCCGGCCAGTACCTGAGCATCCTCGGCGCCACGCGCGAGAGCCTGCCCACGGCCTTCAAGCGTGTGCTGGCCAGTCTGTTCTCGCCCCGTGCCCTGGCCTACCGCGCCCGCAACGGCTATCCGCTGGACGCCACCAGCATGGGCATGTGCTGTCTCAAGATGGTGCAGGCCAAGGCGGCCGGCGTGGCCTTCTCCCGGCATCCCGTGGACCTGCGCTCCAACTGCGTCATGATCCAGGGCACCTGGGGCCTGGGCGAGATGGTGGTGGACGGCACGGCCACCCCGGACAACTGGCTGGTCTCGCGCGCCAACCTGCGCATCCAGCAGGAGACCATCGCCCACAAGGAGGTCCGCCTCGTGCTGGCTCCCGGACGCCACGGCGTGGAGAGCAAGGAAGAGGACGTGCCCGAAAGCCTGCGCAACGTGCCCAGCCTGTCGCATGAGCAGGCGCAGCAGCTGGCCTCCATGGCGCTGGAGCTGGAACGCCATTACCAGTATCCGCAGGACGTGGAATGGGCCGTGGACGAAGACGACCAGATCATCCTGCTCCAGACCCGGCCCATGGGTCTGGACGCCTCGGTCAGCGAAGTGACGGCCCCGGCGCTCTCGCACCTGCGCCCCCTGCTCAGCGGCGGCGAAGTGGCGGCCAAGGGCGTGGGCTGCGGCCCCGTCATCCATGTGCATCCTTCGCAGGACCTCACCCACTTCCCCGAAGGCGCGGTCATGCTCCTGCAGCACACCTCGCCCGATGCCATGGTGACCATGCAGCGGGCCTCGGCCATCATCGCCGAGACGGGCAGCCTTACCGGTCACATGGCGTCTGTCTGCCGTGAATTCGGCATGCCCACGGTCATCAACCTGCCCGGTGCCACCAGTTTGCTGGAAGAAGGCGAGGTCGTCACCGTGGATGCCATCGGCGGGCGCGTGTTCAAGGGCGAGATCCCCGAGCTGCTGGCCCTGCGCCTGCAACCCCGCCGTCCCGCCGCGGATACCCCGGCCCTGATCCTGCTGCGCCGCATCGCCAGCTACATCATGCCCCTGCATCTGGTGGACCCGCATTCGGAGCTCTTCAGCCCGGCCAACTGCACCTCGCTGCACGACGTCATGCGTTATGCCCATGAAAAAAGCTACAGCGAGATGTTCCTCATCTCCGACAGCGTCACCGAGGGCAGCATGGGCGCGGCCAGCCAGCTGGTCTGTCCGGTGCCGCTGGACCTGTACGTCATCGACCTCGGCGGCGGCCTCAAGAATCCCGAGTCCCGCCGCGTCACGCCCGAGGACGTCATCAGCGAGCCCTTCGCGGAAGTGCTGTCCGGCATGCTCAATCCTGCCGTCCAGGCCCGTGGGCCCCGCCCCATCAACATGCGCGGCTTCCTGTCCGTCATGAACCAGAACATGAGCGGCGGCAACCAGCAGGGCGGCCAGCGTTTCGGCGACCGCAGCTACGCCATCGTCTCGGACCGTTATGTGAACTTCTCCTCGCGCGTGGGCTACCACTACGCCATCCTGGACAGCTGGTGCGGCGAGACCCTGAGCAAGAACTACATCCGCTTCGAATTCGCCGGTGGTGCGGCCGGCAGCGTGCAGCGCGAACGGCGCGTGCGCTGCATCGGGGTCATCCTGACGGAGCTGGGCTTTACTGTAGAAATAGTAGGCGACCGTATCCGCGCCCGCTACCAGAAGTACCCCCGGCTGGATGTCCTCTCGCGCCTGGACCAGCTGGGCCGCCTGCTCATCATGACCCGCCAGATGGACATGCTCATGACTTCCGATGCGGCCGTGCACGGCTATGCCATGAAATTCCTCAACGGCGAATATCACTGA